Proteins encoded together in one Salvelinus fontinalis isolate EN_2023a chromosome 6, ASM2944872v1, whole genome shotgun sequence window:
- the LOC129857640 gene encoding transmembrane protein 79-like, which translates to MSEILRSNLELLEDRPSKTSGVTAEPQTPTWGAEGEKVIKELGREGVVEEEDEMVSSAKLEPTTLQWPGDRDVEKATKNGSALTVKEDKGRGKGDDPEGERRSVHSMCTSLQGGGSRMEGERGLGLGVERMRTGEEWMEREVQHPGLCKSGKKVQVEIEVEDGMNSLPEKAAQVFNPSVTILHSSSAPTSPREREAFWDVDAEKSLLLVPQGTPPDGYYHDWPVGGGSSKCGCDCANRDALKVGVSVFTAALIFPLLVWGGYVFLPFDAPLLDSAPLRLVYTLRCSVFAVVPIILGWMVLGVSRMRLGDVKPLCEMEAGEVGVHRRYVDDSVTLFLLYFLQLAVMAPYLSQDLLKLVPLLTIIFAFGRLMYWVAAALGSSVRGFGFGLSFLPTVAMLGANLYFIFTMDAGGTIFAQNVIHQQDQPPASRQRFWG; encoded by the exons ATGTCTGAGATCCTACGGTCAAACCTGGAGCTGCTAGAAGACAGACCCTCCAAAACCAGCGGGGTGACTGCTGAACCCCAAACCCCAACATGGGGGGCAGAGGGGGAGAAGGTGATTAAAGAATTGGGAAGGGAAggagtggtggaggaggaagacgaaATGGTTAGCTCGGCTAAATTGGAGCCTACCACTCTGCAGTGGCCGGGTGACAGGGATGTAGAGAAAGCAACAAAGAACGGAAGTGCATTGACTGTGAAAGAAGATaagggaaggggaaagggggatgaccctgagggagagaggaggagcgtgCACTCCATGTGCACCTCTCTTCAAGGAGGAGGAAGCCGgatggagggcgagagagggctGGGTTTGGGAGTGGAGAGAATGAGAACGGGGGaagaatggatggagagagaggtgcagCACCCAGGGCTGTGTAAGAGTGGGAAGAAGGTGcaggtagagatagaggtggaAGATGGTATGAACTCTTTGCCAGAGAAGGCAGCACAGGTCTTCAACCCATCTGTCACCATCCTACACTCCTCTAGTGCTCCGACATCTCCCAGAGAAAGGGAGGCATTCTGGGATGTGGACGCAGAGAAGAGTCTCCTCCTCGTTCCCCAGGGAACCCCACCTGATGGCTACTACCACGACTGGCCAGTGGGGGGGGGGTCCTCAAAAT GTGGGTGTGACTGTGCCAACAGGGATGCTCTCAAAGTGGGGGTGTCTGTGTTCACTGCAGCTCTGATTTTCCCCCTCCTAGTGTGGGGGGGTTATGTCTTCCTGCCTTTTGATGCCCCCCTGCTGGACAGTGCCCCCCTCAGGCTGGTCTACACACTGCGCTGCTCTGTCTTCGCTGTGGTGCCCATCATACTGG GCTGGATGGTGCTGGGTGTCTCCAGGATGCGGTTGGGGGATGTGAAGCCGCTGTGTGAGATGGAGGCCGGGGAGGTGGGTGTGCACCGGCGCTATGTGGATGACTCCGTTACCCTCTTCCTGCTCTACTTCCTGCAGCTGGCCGTAATGGCGCCCTACCTGAGCCAGGACCTGCTCAAACTGGTGCCCCTGCTCACCATCATCTTCGCCTTCGGCAG GCTGATGTACTGGGTAGCAGCTGCACTGGGCAGCAGTGTTCGGGGCTTTGGCTTCGGCCTGTCCTTCCTGCCCACCGTGGCCATGCTGGGTGCCAATCTCTACTTCATCTTCACCATGGATGCTGGGGGCACCATCTTTGCCCAGAATGTGATTCACCAACAAGACCAACCCCCAGCCTCCCGCCAGAGGTTCTGGGGATAG